One region of Trachemys scripta elegans isolate TJP31775 chromosome 8, CAS_Tse_1.0, whole genome shotgun sequence genomic DNA includes:
- the LOC117882121 gene encoding heat shock 70 kDa protein-like, protein MASLGKRLTQKQVKYKAEDEANRNRVAAKNSLGSYTYNMKQTVEDQKLKGKISNQDKQKVLDKCQEVVTWFDRKQMAEKEEYEHKQKELEKLCNPIVTKLYQGGAAPTGGAGGPTIEEVD, encoded by the coding sequence AGACTAACACAAAAACAAGTGAAGTACAAGGCAGAGGATGAAGCTAATCGCAACCGGGTGGCAGCTAAGAACTCCCTCGGGTCCTACACCTACAACATGAAACAGACCGTGGAGGACCAGAAGCTGAAAGGCAAGATCAGCAACCAAGATAAGCAGAAGGTGCTTGACAAATGCCAGGAGGTGGTCACCTGGTTTGACCGCAAACAGATGGCCGAGAAAGAGGAGTACGAGCACAAACAGAAGGAGCTGGAGAAACTCTGCAACCCCATCGTCACCAAACTGTACCAGGGAGGAGCTGCCCCAACCGGTGGCGCCGGGGGACCAACCATTGAAGAAGTGGACTAG